One genomic window of Prosthecobacter algae includes the following:
- a CDS encoding type II secretion system protein: MLYFPHRRGNLQNHRSSRQGFTLVELSIVLVVIGLLIGGVLIGQSLIESARINAQIRQFQQFEVLIMNFKSKFKYLPGDSPMFTPAGNASGLVRGCWSGCGPSGESQGWNFNAEIAAFWKHVSDAGFVEENYIFTANDGRPGINVPIAAYNEKPDTGVYAANPNDDISTYLNVCSHPSASDLMCADSASHNAFSAMTTLAIDKKLDDGRPRAGAVTVMTGPWNNMGGGPGCVTGNSNSDNATYDITSSNKNACNLRLRLNKN, translated from the coding sequence TTGTTATACTTCCCTCACAGGAGAGGGAATTTGCAAAATCATCGTTCATCACGTCAGGGCTTCACGCTCGTTGAACTGTCCATTGTGCTGGTTGTTATCGGTCTGCTTATAGGTGGGGTGCTGATTGGACAGAGCTTGATTGAGTCAGCAAGAATCAATGCACAGATAAGGCAGTTTCAGCAATTTGAGGTGTTAATAATGAATTTTAAAAGCAAATTCAAGTATCTGCCTGGAGACTCACCGATGTTCACCCCAGCCGGAAATGCTTCTGGACTGGTTAGGGGGTGCTGGTCAGGTTGTGGACCTTCTGGCGAAAGCCAGGGTTGGAACTTTAACGCAGAGATTGCCGCTTTTTGGAAACATGTTTCTGACGCAGGTTTTGTAGAGGAGAACTACATATTCACGGCAAATGACGGAAGGCCAGGAATTAATGTTCCAATAGCCGCATATAATGAAAAACCCGATACTGGTGTTTATGCAGCAAACCCAAATGACGACATTTCAACATATCTGAATGTCTGCTCACACCCCTCCGCAAGCGACTTAATGTGCGCTGATAGCGCTAGTCATAACGCATTCTCTGCCATGACTACACTCGCTATAGATAAAAAACTTGATGATGGCAGGCCTCGTGCTGGAGCCGTAACAGTTATGACTGGTCCATGGAACAATATGGGGGGCGGCCCAGGATGTGTTACTGGCAATAGCAACAGCGATAACGCTACTTATGATATAACATCTTCAAATAAAAATGCTTGTAATTTACGCTTGCGCTTAAATAAAAATTAA
- a CDS encoding nucleotidyl transferase AbiEii/AbiGii toxin family protein: protein MPDDFLHNHKDFADLIRIVSDERGIAAVLVEKDYWIMHCLYGLQQLGMRFELKGGTSLSKGFGIINRFSEDIDIRIDPPPHLEVKSGRNHDKEAHVESRRRFYDWLCEAIKIDGIHAVNRDYEFDDTKLLRSGGIRLSYQEVTGMASDLKDGVLLEVGFDDVTPNEVRDISSWAYDHAVSMVKLIDNRAMGVLCYNPGYTLVEKLQTISTKFRKQQETGDFPANFLRHYYDVYCLLGEISVQEFIGTDEYNAHKVRRFRSENRDITANEAFILGPSEVFSIYEKAYQSTQSLYYQGRPSFAEILQRIQEFAKAL from the coding sequence ATGCCGGATGATTTTTTGCATAACCACAAGGATTTCGCAGACCTCATTCGCATCGTTTCAGATGAAAGGGGGATTGCGGCTGTTCTGGTTGAGAAGGATTATTGGATCATGCATTGCCTTTATGGTCTCCAGCAGCTTGGGATGCGCTTTGAACTGAAAGGCGGAACTTCCCTTTCAAAAGGCTTCGGCATCATCAACCGTTTTTCGGAGGATATTGATATTCGCATTGATCCGCCTCCACATCTTGAGGTGAAATCAGGCAGGAACCATGACAAGGAAGCTCATGTCGAAAGCCGTAGGCGCTTTTATGACTGGCTTTGTGAGGCCATTAAAATAGACGGCATCCATGCGGTAAATCGCGATTATGAATTCGATGACACGAAGCTCCTTCGCAGCGGCGGAATTCGACTGTCTTATCAAGAGGTTACTGGCATGGCGTCCGACCTCAAGGACGGCGTTTTGCTGGAGGTCGGCTTTGATGATGTAACCCCGAACGAGGTCAGGGACATCAGTTCGTGGGCGTATGATCATGCGGTCAGCATGGTAAAACTCATTGATAACCGTGCCATGGGCGTGCTGTGTTATAATCCTGGTTATACTCTGGTAGAGAAGCTCCAGACGATATCAACGAAGTTCCGCAAGCAGCAGGAGACAGGCGATTTCCCTGCCAACTTCCTGCGCCATTATTATGATGTGTACTGCCTGCTCGGTGAGATCTCTGTTCAGGAATTCATCGGAACGGATGAATATAATGCACATAAGGTGAGGCGGTTTCGTTCTGAAAACCGCGACATCACTGCAAACGAAGCCTTCATCCTCGGTCCTTCGGAGGTCTTCAGCATTTACGAGAAGGCATATCAGAGTACCCAATCACTGTATTACCAAGGGCGTCCCAGCTTTGCTGAAATCCTTCAGCGAATTCAGGAATTCGCGAAAGCTCTGTGA
- a CDS encoding type II toxin-antitoxin system RelE/ParE family toxin produces MSFRVEYSLHAQSELVDAYLWIKERAPLAAEKWREELIGKVDELALNPLRHPVAPESEKFAREIRLLLFRKRRSQFRIYYTIDKKRVVILSVRRSARKPLEEGDLEL; encoded by the coding sequence GTGAGCTTCCGGGTTGAATACTCGCTCCATGCGCAGAGTGAGCTTGTGGATGCTTATCTTTGGATCAAGGAGAGGGCACCTTTGGCTGCGGAGAAGTGGAGAGAGGAGCTGATTGGGAAGGTGGACGAACTTGCTCTGAATCCACTTCGGCATCCAGTGGCCCCGGAGAGCGAAAAGTTTGCCCGTGAAATTCGGCTGCTTCTGTTTCGGAAGCGGCGAAGCCAATTCAGGATTTACTACACCATCGACAAAAAGCGCGTCGTGATCCTGTCAGTGCGACGTTCTGCGAGAAAACCCCTGGAAGAAGGCGATCTGGAATTGTAA
- a CDS encoding DUF6088 family protein — protein sequence MNKLDVLRKHLKPGVVYRREDLARWSTAVDRHIKELVASGELVKLAPGLYSHPKQTAFGKAPADNASVVAAFLKDDRFLITSPNAYNTLGVGATQLYNETVVYNHKRHGHFTLGGRSFEFRRRPSFPKKISVEFLLVDLVNNIEQLAEDGAALLSRVKEKARQVNRTALRQIAHEFGRVRTRKFFDAAMMEGTRHAG from the coding sequence ATGAATAAACTGGATGTTTTACGCAAACACCTAAAGCCTGGGGTGGTGTATCGTCGTGAAGACCTGGCGAGGTGGTCAACTGCCGTGGACCGACACATCAAAGAACTTGTGGCCTCGGGTGAGTTGGTGAAGCTGGCTCCTGGTTTGTATTCGCATCCAAAGCAAACTGCATTTGGCAAAGCGCCTGCTGACAACGCCAGCGTCGTAGCTGCGTTTCTGAAAGATGATCGTTTCTTGATCACATCCCCCAATGCTTACAACACCCTGGGAGTCGGAGCTACGCAGCTATATAACGAAACCGTTGTGTATAATCACAAACGCCACGGGCATTTCACGCTGGGTGGGCGCAGTTTTGAATTCCGTCGCAGGCCGTCCTTTCCGAAAAAGATCTCTGTGGAATTCCTGCTGGTTGATTTGGTGAACAATATCGAACAACTGGCCGAAGATGGAGCTGCATTGCTTTCAAGGGTCAAGGAAAAGGCAAGGCAGGTAAATCGCACAGCCCTGCGTCAAATCGCCCATGAATTTGGTAGGGTGCGCACACGCAAGTTTTTCGATGCTGCGATGATGGAGGGGACTCGTCATGCCGGATGA
- the mobF gene encoding MobF family relaxase, giving the protein MLRVVSHQSAAAARQYYAEGLKREDYYSEGQEVAGKWYGKAAERLGLSGGVTPEAFAALVENRHPTTGERLTPRTKADRRVGYDINFHAPKSLSVLHALTGDDDILRLFRSAVQETMTEMEERAGARVRRSGAAVNRTTGNLAWAEFVHFTARPVGGIPDPHLHVHCFTFNATFDGVEQRWKAAQFGDIKKEAPYSEAAFHARLTAKLADIGYGIRRTKAGWEIEGIPQSVIDKFSRRTAQIERFAEEKGITDAKSKDGLGAATREGKRHGMTYTDLLAAWGVRLTESEKVIISKVRFDRDGNRPAEKITASLAVDYATEKMFARNSVVEQRRLVAEALRYGVGQITPEQVWRELSRREMVVGKVKDTVLCTSLDVLAEEVALINFVRSGRGMCAAINKGGIHFGNEKLSAEQKGAVRHILGSTDQVIAIRGGAGVGKTTLMKEAAEQIEASGRRVFAFAPSAVASRETLQESGFAGANTVAHLLLNKNLQRQTRGQVIWIDEAGLLGAREMWELMQVAGSSTRIILTGDSGQHAPVARGDAFRLLQKYAGLKIAEVTEIRRQEGEVYKKAVAALSRGDLPNAFMSLDKLGAIIEVADDGERYRALAADFMELSRKGTPPLVVSPTHAESAKVTDAIRDAKRSAGKLGEERSFIRLHNLQWESADKKRMENYREGQVLQFHQNAQGIRRGEIFSVTGRSENGITLVRSSTGREMPLPIKFAERFQVFEEREIRVGKGEQIRITRNGKSANDRRLNNGNVFTVEKFKKNGDIVLSNGAELDRNHGHFTYGYCQTSHSSQSKSVRDVLVAQSEDSFVASSREQFYVSVSRGKESIRIYTDSRLGLQEAVGNTATRQSALELAGISKRDISSMNSDLPNKQWREVVQSRKAEGEARNHVKNLLDARKQDVSKKDADMSWRQYVEMRRGLVSADGRSRSKGHPQGTEKKSVNLANKRRSFLRPTEQKTSTKEKMQAGKETNKKSPEVEKKPEPKAEKGEAKQATNPRQNRLVNAYKSAVSHFKEKTGWDKAVAPAKSANDNQQKKAGPTKTATQGMAKPVQQTQAKPKALQQSNLSKVADHSTKQKAVEASKATQQAAKVAQEVKQKAATPPPPTPRK; this is encoded by the coding sequence ATGTTACGAGTCGTGTCTCATCAGAGCGCGGCGGCTGCCCGCCAATATTATGCCGAAGGGCTGAAGCGAGAGGACTATTATTCGGAGGGGCAGGAAGTCGCGGGCAAGTGGTATGGCAAGGCGGCAGAGAGGCTTGGACTTTCTGGCGGGGTTACTCCTGAGGCTTTTGCAGCCCTGGTTGAAAACCGTCATCCGACGACTGGCGAGCGGCTGACTCCGCGAACTAAAGCGGACCGGCGGGTAGGTTATGACATCAACTTTCATGCGCCAAAAAGTCTCTCTGTGCTGCATGCCCTCACGGGTGATGATGACATCTTGAGGCTGTTCAGGTCGGCAGTTCAAGAGACCATGACCGAGATGGAAGAGCGGGCAGGGGCAAGAGTCAGGCGCTCCGGGGCGGCGGTCAACCGCACCACCGGGAATCTTGCCTGGGCTGAGTTTGTGCATTTCACTGCCCGTCCCGTGGGGGGCATTCCCGACCCTCATCTGCATGTCCACTGCTTCACCTTCAATGCCACTTTTGATGGGGTTGAGCAGCGCTGGAAAGCCGCCCAATTCGGCGACATCAAAAAGGAGGCTCCATACAGTGAGGCTGCCTTTCATGCCAGACTGACGGCGAAACTGGCGGACATCGGCTATGGCATCCGCCGGACGAAGGCAGGCTGGGAAATCGAAGGCATCCCTCAATCTGTCATTGATAAGTTCTCACGCCGGACGGCTCAGATTGAGCGCTTTGCGGAAGAAAAAGGCATCACAGATGCCAAATCGAAAGATGGGTTAGGGGCTGCCACCCGTGAGGGCAAACGGCATGGTATGACCTATACCGACCTGCTTGCCGCCTGGGGAGTGCGTCTGACAGAATCAGAAAAGGTCATCATCTCGAAGGTGCGTTTCGACCGGGACGGGAATCGCCCTGCGGAGAAAATCACGGCTTCTTTGGCGGTGGATTACGCGACCGAGAAGATGTTTGCCAGAAATTCCGTGGTCGAGCAAAGGCGGCTGGTTGCTGAGGCGCTCCGCTATGGGGTGGGGCAAATTACCCCGGAGCAAGTTTGGCGGGAATTGTCTCGCCGGGAAATGGTCGTGGGCAAGGTGAAGGACACGGTTCTCTGCACCTCTTTAGACGTGTTGGCTGAGGAGGTGGCTTTGATCAACTTTGTCCGGTCTGGTCGGGGCATGTGTGCCGCCATCAACAAAGGCGGAATCCATTTTGGGAATGAGAAGCTGTCGGCTGAGCAAAAAGGGGCAGTCCGCCACATCTTGGGCTCAACGGATCAGGTCATTGCCATCAGGGGTGGAGCTGGGGTTGGCAAGACCACACTCATGAAGGAAGCGGCTGAGCAAATAGAGGCGAGTGGACGCCGCGTCTTTGCTTTTGCTCCCTCGGCAGTTGCATCACGCGAGACGCTGCAAGAGTCTGGTTTCGCTGGGGCTAACACGGTCGCGCATTTGCTATTGAACAAAAACCTGCAACGCCAGACGCGGGGACAGGTCATCTGGATTGATGAAGCGGGTTTGCTGGGTGCCCGTGAAATGTGGGAACTGATGCAGGTTGCCGGAAGCTCCACCAGGATCATCCTGACAGGCGATAGTGGGCAGCATGCGCCTGTCGCTCGTGGGGATGCCTTTCGCCTCCTGCAAAAATATGCCGGACTGAAAATTGCCGAAGTAACCGAAATTCGCCGCCAGGAAGGCGAGGTCTATAAAAAGGCGGTGGCGGCATTGAGCCGGGGCGATTTGCCAAATGCCTTCATGAGCCTGGATAAGCTTGGCGCCATCATCGAGGTGGCGGATGATGGCGAACGATACCGGGCATTGGCGGCGGACTTCATGGAATTGAGCCGCAAAGGCACCCCGCCACTGGTGGTGTCTCCAACTCATGCCGAAAGCGCCAAGGTTACAGATGCCATTCGAGATGCGAAGCGCAGCGCTGGGAAACTGGGGGAGGAGCGCAGTTTCATCCGGCTGCATAACTTGCAGTGGGAGAGTGCAGACAAGAAGCGGATGGAGAATTACCGCGAGGGGCAGGTCCTTCAGTTCCATCAAAATGCGCAGGGCATCCGCCGTGGGGAGATATTTTCTGTTACAGGACGCTCTGAAAACGGTATTACCTTGGTAAGGTCTTCAACGGGTCGTGAGATGCCGCTGCCGATTAAATTCGCGGAGCGATTTCAGGTCTTTGAGGAACGCGAAATCCGTGTCGGCAAAGGTGAGCAAATTCGAATCACACGTAATGGAAAAAGCGCCAATGATCGTAGGCTTAATAATGGCAATGTTTTCACGGTCGAGAAGTTCAAAAAGAACGGCGACATCGTGCTTTCAAACGGCGCTGAATTGGACCGCAACCACGGACACTTCACCTATGGTTATTGCCAGACTTCGCACTCTTCACAGAGCAAAAGCGTTCGCGACGTTTTGGTTGCACAAAGCGAGGATTCCTTCGTTGCCAGCTCACGGGAGCAGTTTTATGTTTCCGTCAGCCGTGGCAAAGAGAGCATCAGGATCTACACAGACAGCCGCCTTGGACTGCAAGAGGCGGTCGGCAATACAGCGACCCGCCAATCGGCGCTGGAGCTGGCAGGGATAAGCAAACGCGATATTTCCTCTATGAATTCTGACCTCCCAAACAAGCAGTGGCGCGAGGTCGTCCAGAGTCGCAAGGCTGAGGGGGAGGCTCGCAACCATGTGAAAAACCTTCTGGATGCACGTAAGCAAGATGTGTCGAAGAAAGATGCCGATATGAGCTGGCGGCAATATGTCGAGATGCGGCGCGGGCTGGTCAGTGCAGATGGTCGAAGCCGCTCCAAAGGTCATCCGCAAGGGACCGAGAAAAAGAGCGTGAACCTCGCCAACAAGAGGCGGAGTTTTCTCCGCCCGACTGAGCAAAAAACTTCGACCAAAGAGAAAATGCAGGCAGGGAAGGAGACCAATAAAAAATCTCCTGAGGTCGAAAAGAAGCCAGAGCCTAAAGCTGAAAAGGGCGAGGCAAAGCAGGCGACCAATCCCCGCCAGAACCGGCTTGTGAACGCCTACAAATCGGCTGTTTCCCACTTCAAGGAAAAGACGGGCTGGGATAAGGCTGTGGCTCCAGCCAAAAGCGCCAACGACAACCAGCAAAAGAAGGCAGGGCCTACAAAAACGGCGACCCAGGGCATGGCAAAGCCGGTGCAGCAAACTCAGGCAAAGCCAAAAGCGTTGCAGCAAAGCAACTTGTCAAAAGTTGCTGACCATTCGACGAAGCAAAAAGCCGTCGAGGCTAGCAAGGCAACTCAGCAAGCTGCTAAGGTGGCACAGGAAGTGAAACAGAAGGCAGCAACTCCGCCGCCGCCAACTCCACGCAAATAA
- a CDS encoding excisionase family DNA-binding protein, with translation MLTLNEPLVPTEKDVLMARESRRQIGSMKFGKRDSIGMQIEGQEVSIPVSAFRLLVEAISGMADGKTVAMMPVDEEISPQEAAELLNVSRPYASKLFDEGAFPSRKVGTHRRAYTRDVLAYKQREKEARLKALDELAAEGQRLDMRY, from the coding sequence ATGCTCACACTTAACGAACCGCTCGTCCCAACGGAAAAGGATGTGCTTATGGCGCGTGAATCCCGTCGTCAGATTGGCAGCATGAAGTTTGGAAAAAGAGATTCCATCGGAATGCAAATTGAAGGTCAGGAGGTCTCGATTCCTGTCAGTGCGTTTCGTTTGCTGGTGGAAGCCATCAGTGGGATGGCGGATGGAAAGACCGTGGCGATGATGCCGGTGGATGAGGAGATCTCACCTCAGGAAGCGGCAGAGCTTTTGAATGTGTCCCGCCCTTATGCATCAAAGCTGTTTGATGAAGGAGCGTTTCCAAGCCGCAAGGTGGGAACGCATAGACGCGCCTATACCAGGGATGTGCTGGCTTACAAACAGCGCGAAAAGGAAGCCCGACTCAAGGCTCTGGATGAACTGGCGGCAGAGGGGCAACGCCTCGACATGAGGTATTAA
- a CDS encoding ArdC family protein: MKTSDIYEQVTDRIITQLEQGIAPWKSPYFSKVGFPRNFSTGKAYQGINVFLLGSHRFTSPYFLTFIQAKELGGHVRKGERGSLVVKYGTYTKQDEDAPAQNEEEAETRRFLMGYTVFHASQIEGIEFPAPENLPELSLTEKTDRAREIIAGMPKPPVIRYGSAIPCYRPATDSVHMPEPGFFSSEEALFSTLFHELAHSTGHASRLARTSLLENKGIDAEGDTARKVYAEEELVAEMAAAFLNAHAGIMEDEHANSAAYLQSWINALKSKDAKGWVIRAASQAQKAANHILNIQPEVQP; encoded by the coding sequence ATGAAGACATCAGACATCTATGAACAAGTAACAGACCGCATCATCACCCAGCTCGAACAGGGCATCGCCCCCTGGAAGTCGCCTTATTTTTCCAAGGTCGGATTCCCCCGGAATTTCTCCACAGGCAAAGCCTATCAGGGCATTAACGTCTTTTTGCTTGGAAGCCACCGCTTCACCTCGCCCTACTTCCTCACCTTCATTCAAGCCAAGGAGCTTGGCGGGCATGTGCGCAAAGGCGAACGCGGTTCCCTTGTCGTCAAATACGGCACCTACACGAAGCAGGATGAAGACGCGCCAGCCCAGAACGAGGAAGAAGCCGAAACACGCCGCTTCCTCATGGGCTACACCGTGTTCCATGCCTCGCAGATCGAAGGCATCGAGTTCCCTGCCCCGGAGAACTTGCCGGAGCTTTCTCTGACTGAAAAGACCGACCGCGCCCGCGAGATCATCGCCGGGATGCCGAAGCCCCCAGTGATCCGTTACGGCAGCGCAATCCCCTGCTATCGTCCCGCAACTGATAGCGTTCACATGCCGGAGCCCGGCTTTTTCAGCAGTGAGGAGGCACTTTTCTCAACCCTCTTTCATGAACTGGCTCACAGCACCGGCCACGCCTCACGGCTTGCCAGAACGTCCCTGCTTGAGAATAAAGGCATTGATGCGGAAGGCGACACCGCCCGCAAAGTCTATGCCGAGGAAGAACTGGTTGCCGAGATGGCCGCAGCCTTCCTGAATGCCCATGCAGGCATCATGGAAGATGAACACGCCAACTCTGCCGCCTACCTGCAAAGCTGGATAAACGCTCTCAAATCCAAGGACGCCAAAGGCTGGGTTATCCGCGCAGCCTCTCAGGCGCAAAAGGCAGCTAACCACATCCTCAACATTCAACCGGAGGTGCAGCCATGA
- a CDS encoding type II toxin-antitoxin system Phd/YefM family antitoxin, whose protein sequence is MTIHIQDIHPLTEFQRNAKAHLLRVNKTGRPEVLTVNGKAEAVLLGKRSYEKMIEAMEELETLKSIRQGLTDMEVGKTLSAADVHQTLRGM, encoded by the coding sequence ATGACGATTCACATCCAGGACATACACCCGCTGACAGAATTTCAGCGTAACGCCAAAGCGCATCTTCTGCGGGTAAACAAAACAGGCCGCCCTGAGGTATTAACGGTCAATGGAAAGGCTGAAGCCGTGCTACTGGGCAAACGCTCTTATGAGAAAATGATCGAGGCTATGGAGGAGCTGGAGACACTTAAATCCATTCGTCAGGGCCTGACAGATATGGAAGTCGGAAAGACGCTTTCTGCGGCTGATGTGCATCAAACATTGCGAGGGATGTGA
- a CDS encoding type IV secretory system conjugative DNA transfer family protein — protein sequence MDRPPPPLNSRTGHGHPTQQVVKDWPDNDEELLDFSPDAKNRQRENLWLMKDAFEGVQIFGGTGSGKSSGSGQAIARAFMEANLGGLVLTAKTDEVLTWKQYAKEAGRETDLLIVEQGAPLKFNFLRYELRRPGIGAGHTENLVNLFCSVLEASDRRHGQGGGNDSYWQRTLKQLLRNAIDLAILAADDVDLPSLYKIIATAPRSIAEAADEKWQADSVCFTLIEHSRDKAKEKGRMQDYELTRDYWLKEFPGLAIETRSVIVSTFTSMADCFLRGMLRDLFCTDLNFTPEDSFNGRIIILNLPVKEYNELGQFAQVLFKFVWQRAVERRIPPGVPRAQAEKTIRPVFLWADESQFFVNSYDALFQSTARSSRACTVYLTQNLPSYLATFSGANSRAEAETFLGNLQTKIFHANGDPTTNNWAADSIGRTRQVQFYGGMSEGTGARGGGGMNQSAGGSQVFEYLIQPQEFTMLRTGGEECDLQVDAIIFQGGRRWVTASKTAKTTQNFIRHVFPQLYS from the coding sequence ATGGACCGACCTCCGCCCCCTTTAAATAGTCGAACTGGCCATGGGCATCCGACCCAGCAGGTCGTCAAAGACTGGCCGGATAATGACGAGGAGCTTCTCGATTTCAGCCCCGACGCCAAGAACCGGCAGAGGGAGAATTTGTGGCTGATGAAGGATGCCTTTGAAGGGGTGCAGATCTTCGGTGGGACAGGTTCCGGCAAATCCTCAGGCAGCGGGCAGGCCATCGCCCGCGCTTTCATGGAAGCCAATCTGGGAGGCTTGGTTCTGACGGCAAAAACCGATGAGGTGCTTACCTGGAAACAATACGCGAAGGAGGCAGGGAGAGAGACAGATTTGCTCATTGTGGAGCAGGGCGCACCGCTCAAATTCAACTTCCTCCGGTATGAGCTGAGGCGTCCAGGCATAGGGGCAGGGCATACGGAAAATCTTGTTAATCTGTTTTGCAGCGTCCTCGAGGCCTCAGACCGGAGGCATGGTCAGGGCGGGGGCAATGACAGCTATTGGCAGCGAACTTTGAAACAACTTTTGCGCAACGCCATTGATCTGGCCATCCTGGCGGCTGACGATGTGGACCTGCCATCGCTCTATAAAATCATCGCCACCGCACCGCGTTCGATTGCCGAGGCCGCAGACGAAAAATGGCAGGCTGATTCGGTCTGCTTCACGTTGATCGAGCACTCCAGAGACAAAGCCAAGGAAAAGGGGAGGATGCAGGATTACGAACTGACGCGGGATTATTGGCTCAAGGAGTTTCCAGGCCTGGCCATCGAAACCCGCTCTGTGATTGTCTCCACCTTCACCAGCATGGCCGATTGTTTCCTGCGCGGCATGCTTCGGGATCTGTTCTGCACGGATCTCAATTTCACCCCAGAGGACAGCTTTAACGGCAGGATCATCATTTTGAATCTGCCCGTGAAGGAATACAACGAGCTGGGCCAATTCGCCCAGGTGCTATTCAAATTCGTCTGGCAGAGGGCTGTCGAACGCCGAATCCCGCCAGGCGTTCCCCGCGCTCAGGCAGAGAAAACCATCCGGCCGGTTTTTCTTTGGGCGGACGAATCCCAGTTCTTCGTCAATTCTTATGACGCTTTGTTCCAAAGCACCGCCCGCAGCTCGCGGGCTTGCACCGTTTACTTGACGCAAAATCTGCCCAGCTACCTGGCCACCTTTTCCGGTGCCAATTCCAGGGCCGAGGCGGAGACGTTTCTGGGCAATCTCCAGACCAAGATTTTCCACGCCAATGGCGACCCGACCACCAATAATTGGGCGGCTGACTCCATCGGAAGAACACGGCAGGTTCAATTTTATGGTGGCATGTCCGAGGGGACCGGAGCCCGAGGCGGGGGAGGGATGAACCAGAGTGCAGGGGGCAGCCAGGTCTTTGAGTATCTGATTCAGCCCCAGGAGTTTACCATGCTGCGCACAGGCGGGGAGGAATGTGATTTGCAGGTCGATGCCATCATTTTCCAAGGAGGGCGGCGTTGGGTTACCGCCAGCAAAACCGCCAAGACAACGCAGAACTTTATCCGGCATGTCTTCCCCCAGCTTTATTCATGA